The following proteins come from a genomic window of Natronosalvus vescus:
- the larC gene encoding nickel pincer cofactor biosynthesis protein LarC → MTTRQLVFDGRMGASGDMLLATLLEVGADPAVLEPVEDALDLEYWIGTTTKCGIRAKTVDVVLAGDHERGDGDADGDAETGHEGHGHEGHHHDGHDHHSDDEPGHSHRHDHTHTHAEGHGPHRSYREVCTIVEEMGLEPPVEADALAIFERLGEAEAAVHGTDLESIHFHEVGADDAIADVVGSVALVHDLDVDRVSTTPVSVGGGTVSMSHGEYPIPAPAVLEIAERADWEISGGPVEAELLTPTGAAILAHVADGVEGVPPLSVDLSGYGAGGYDLDPHPNVLRAIVGEARGTLQRDDIAVLETNLDDVAPEVLGGLQETLAPAGARDVSIVPVTMKKSRPGHLVKVICKPEDRERVARKLAEETGTLGIRDAGVTHRWIAQREFETVSLELDGNRYDVSVKVASDEDGAVYDVSAEYDDVAAVASETGLSIRSIANQAERAYDEADDR, encoded by the coding sequence ATGACGACACGCCAGCTCGTCTTCGACGGTCGAATGGGTGCCAGCGGCGACATGCTGCTCGCAACCCTGCTCGAGGTTGGTGCCGATCCGGCTGTCCTCGAGCCCGTCGAGGACGCGCTCGATCTCGAGTATTGGATCGGGACGACGACGAAGTGTGGGATTCGCGCGAAGACGGTCGACGTCGTATTGGCCGGCGATCACGAGCGTGGCGATGGAGACGCCGACGGTGACGCAGAGACCGGGCACGAGGGGCACGGCCACGAAGGACATCACCACGATGGCCACGACCACCACAGCGACGACGAGCCAGGCCACTCACACAGACACGATCACACGCACACCCACGCCGAAGGCCACGGCCCACACCGCAGCTACCGCGAGGTCTGTACGATCGTCGAGGAGATGGGCCTCGAGCCGCCCGTCGAAGCCGACGCACTCGCCATCTTCGAACGGCTCGGCGAAGCCGAAGCCGCCGTTCACGGCACCGATCTCGAGTCGATACACTTCCACGAAGTTGGCGCGGACGACGCCATCGCCGACGTCGTCGGTTCCGTCGCGCTCGTCCACGATCTGGACGTCGACCGCGTCTCGACCACTCCCGTCTCGGTCGGCGGTGGCACCGTGTCGATGAGTCACGGCGAGTATCCGATTCCAGCGCCGGCCGTCCTCGAGATCGCCGAACGAGCCGACTGGGAGATCAGCGGCGGCCCCGTCGAGGCCGAACTGTTGACGCCGACCGGGGCAGCCATCCTCGCCCACGTCGCCGACGGCGTCGAGGGCGTCCCGCCGCTTTCGGTCGACTTGTCCGGCTACGGTGCCGGCGGCTACGACCTCGACCCGCACCCGAACGTCCTTCGGGCGATCGTCGGCGAGGCTCGAGGCACCCTTCAGCGGGACGACATCGCCGTCCTCGAGACGAACCTCGACGACGTGGCACCCGAGGTACTCGGCGGCCTCCAGGAGACGCTCGCCCCGGCCGGCGCTCGAGACGTCTCGATCGTGCCGGTGACGATGAAGAAATCCAGGCCGGGCCACCTGGTGAAGGTGATCTGCAAGCCCGAAGATCGCGAGCGCGTGGCCAGAAAACTGGCCGAGGAGACGGGGACGCTCGGGATTCGCGACGCGGGCGTCACCCACCGCTGGATCGCCCAACGAGAATTTGAGACGGTCTCCCTCGAGCTCGACGGGAATCGATACGACGTGTCGGTGAAGGTAGCGAGCGACGAGGACGGGGCGGTGTACGACGTGAGCGCAGAGTACGACGACGTGGCGGCCGTCGCCAGCGAAACCGGGCTGAGTATCCGGTCGATCGCCAATCAGGCTGAACGTGCGTACGACGAGGCGGACGACCGCTGA
- the radB gene encoding DNA repair and recombination protein RadB, whose translation MNDESIPTGCSPVDALLSGGFERGAVTQLYGPPAAGKTNLALSAAVETAAAGGTAVYIDTEGVSVDRFEQLLQARTDDVESVASRIIIEDAYDFAEQAEAVRDAEEFATQADLIVLDSATGFYRLERGEDGEAGDALRQVTSQITHLLSLARKHDLAVVITNQVYADPDSDRTRPLGGNTMEHWTGVVVRLERFRGGNRRATLTKHRSKAAGESVTFRITGSGVEGSDERTV comes from the coding sequence GTGAACGACGAGTCGATTCCGACCGGCTGTAGCCCGGTCGATGCGTTACTGTCGGGCGGGTTCGAACGCGGTGCCGTTACGCAGTTGTACGGCCCACCGGCTGCGGGGAAGACGAATCTGGCGCTGTCTGCCGCCGTCGAAACGGCGGCGGCGGGAGGCACCGCCGTCTACATCGACACCGAGGGCGTTTCCGTCGACCGGTTCGAACAGCTGCTTCAGGCCCGCACAGACGACGTCGAATCCGTGGCGTCGCGGATCATCATCGAGGACGCCTACGATTTCGCTGAGCAGGCCGAGGCCGTCAGGGACGCCGAGGAGTTCGCGACGCAGGCCGACCTGATCGTCCTCGACAGCGCAACCGGCTTCTACCGACTCGAGCGAGGCGAAGACGGGGAAGCCGGCGACGCGCTCAGACAGGTGACCAGTCAGATCACCCACCTGCTCTCGCTGGCGCGCAAACACGACCTCGCGGTCGTGATCACGAATCAGGTGTACGCCGACCCCGACTCCGACCGGACGCGTCCGCTCGGGGGGAACACGATGGAGCACTGGACCGGCGTCGTCGTCCGCCTCGAGCGCTTCCGCGGCGGAAACCGACGGGCGACGCTGACCAAACACCGGTCGAAGGCGGCCGGCGAATCGGTCACGTTTCGGATCACCGGCTCGGGCGTCGAAGGAAGCGACGAGAGGACTGTATAG
- a CDS encoding CBS domain-containing protein yields the protein MNIADIATTEYIEVDVGTRMGKVRSTFENGNPKGLIVTDDGDYAGVISEREVLQSHVEDDAKVGALIKPSRNDPSPKVDRNEDIREVARMLVEGNTKVAPVFEHDELWGVITEDDLLTAVLENLDALTVADIYTDDPIRLAEDDGIGKAINHLREHGISRLPVVNENGYLTGVVTTHDIADFVIRENERMTTGDRVGDNERMLDVPIYDIMNSPVVTTTADATAREAVETMLEHDYAGLVVTPDDDDRVIEGVVTKTDVLRALTFTEEEHMDVQITNISLMDTITRESVVQSIEQVADKYADMQVHHAHVRFHEHKEKLRGTPLIQCQIRLRTNKSQVAGSGEGYGAENAFRVALDKLERNVLELKGVRSDEEYRGQLLRKLNEL from the coding sequence ATGAATATCGCTGATATCGCCACCACGGAGTATATCGAAGTCGACGTCGGTACGCGAATGGGGAAAGTCCGTTCTACCTTCGAAAACGGCAACCCGAAAGGGCTGATCGTCACCGATGACGGAGACTACGCGGGCGTCATCAGCGAGCGAGAGGTGCTCCAGTCTCACGTCGAAGACGACGCGAAAGTCGGTGCGTTGATCAAACCGAGCCGGAACGATCCGTCCCCGAAGGTCGACCGAAACGAGGACATTCGGGAGGTCGCCCGAATGCTCGTCGAGGGGAACACAAAGGTTGCGCCGGTGTTCGAACACGACGAGCTCTGGGGCGTCATCACCGAAGACGACCTGCTCACCGCCGTCCTCGAGAACCTCGACGCGCTCACCGTGGCCGATATCTACACCGACGATCCGATACGCCTCGCCGAGGACGACGGTATCGGCAAGGCGATCAATCACCTGCGCGAACACGGCATCTCCCGGCTTCCCGTCGTCAACGAGAACGGCTACCTCACGGGCGTCGTCACGACCCACGACATCGCCGACTTCGTCATCCGCGAAAACGAGCGCATGACGACGGGCGACCGCGTCGGCGACAACGAGCGGATGCTGGACGTCCCGATTTACGATATCATGAACAGCCCCGTGGTGACGACGACGGCGGATGCGACCGCTCGAGAGGCTGTCGAGACGATGCTCGAGCACGACTACGCCGGGTTGGTCGTGACGCCCGACGACGACGACCGGGTCATCGAGGGCGTCGTCACGAAGACGGACGTCCTCCGAGCGCTGACGTTCACTGAGGAAGAGCACATGGACGTCCAGATCACGAACATCTCGCTCATGGACACCATCACGCGGGAGTCAGTCGTCCAGAGCATCGAGCAGGTCGCCGACAAGTACGCCGACATGCAGGTTCACCACGCACACGTCCGGTTCCACGAGCACAAAGAGAAGCTTCGTGGCACCCCACTGATCCAGTGTCAGATTCGACTCCGGACGAACAAGTCACAGGTAGCCGGCTCCGGCGAGGGCTACGGCGCTGAAAACGCGTTCCGTGTCGCCCTGGACAAACTCGAGCGAAACGTCCTCGAGCTCAAAGGCGTCCGCAGCGACGAGGAATACCGCGGACAGCTGTTACGAAAGCTCAACGAACTCTAA
- a CDS encoding transposase, which yields MGIEEVTKTARTRLCIESGERSWLKDARFTARDIANDTLRLKQDGYNRTEIQKEVDRDDFLRNNKCAVVGKALQAWDSYKELLNWWHDQDNTHVGKPSPPATDKKGAYPLVMAHTEGYRLTYNDEDDRVQFRVSPKPYKKVKGHLRGRPEDLALIGESLTEDEWSLGQAELVYRDGVYYLHVTVKTEVEVPEPEDADTLVGVDINERNIALTALNRETMDTLGTLVLDYGTVKAERQRYHTITKRCQEHGQHSIHHQLGEKEERYTEWVLHRLSRVVVEFAQQFSNPVIVFEDLSGIRDAIKYGTYMNRRLHKLPFHKFEKQVRYKVTWNQIPCETVESPYNSKSCSCCGHRGYRQGRRFRCTNDSCEVQQDHADRNASVNVAWRAWAKHAGVDVESVNYRTRKTQPFVRKVSLSGSGRSVNRPSSSRDIVSRGVLSA from the coding sequence ATGGGTATCGAAGAAGTCACGAAGACCGCACGCACTCGACTCTGCATAGAGTCTGGTGAGCGGTCGTGGCTCAAAGATGCCCGCTTCACCGCACGAGACATCGCCAACGACACACTCCGACTCAAACAAGACGGATACAACCGTACTGAGATTCAGAAGGAAGTTGACCGCGATGACTTCCTTCGGAACAACAAGTGCGCGGTCGTCGGGAAAGCCCTGCAAGCGTGGGATTCCTACAAAGAACTCCTCAACTGGTGGCACGACCAAGACAACACTCACGTCGGAAAACCGTCGCCACCCGCCACGGACAAGAAAGGAGCCTACCCACTTGTCATGGCGCACACCGAAGGCTACCGCCTCACCTACAACGACGAGGATGACCGGGTTCAGTTCCGTGTGAGTCCGAAGCCGTACAAGAAGGTGAAAGGGCACCTTCGAGGGCGACCGGAAGACCTTGCGTTGATTGGGGAATCCTTGACGGAGGATGAGTGGTCGTTGGGACAGGCTGAACTTGTGTACCGAGATGGCGTGTACTACCTACACGTCACGGTTAAAACAGAGGTTGAGGTGCCTGAACCCGAAGACGCTGACACTCTCGTCGGCGTCGATATTAACGAGCGCAACATCGCTCTCACCGCTCTTAATCGTGAGACGATGGACACGCTCGGAACACTCGTGCTTGACTACGGTACGGTGAAAGCCGAACGCCAACGCTACCACACCATCACGAAACGCTGTCAAGAACACGGCCAACACTCCATCCATCACCAACTCGGGGAGAAAGAAGAACGCTACACTGAGTGGGTTCTTCACCGGCTGTCTCGGGTTGTGGTGGAGTTCGCCCAACAGTTCTCGAACCCAGTTATCGTGTTCGAGGACTTGAGTGGGATTCGAGACGCCATCAAGTACGGTACGTACATGAATCGGCGTCTGCACAAACTCCCGTTCCATAAGTTCGAGAAGCAGGTTCGCTACAAGGTGACGTGGAATCAGATTCCGTGTGAGACGGTTGAGTCGCCGTACAACTCGAAGTCGTGTTCGTGTTGTGGACACCGTGGCTACCGTCAAGGTCGGCGGTTCCGGTGTACGAATGATTCGTGTGAGGTTCAGCAAGACCATGCTGACCGGAACGCGAGTGTGAATGTGGCGTGGCGAGCGTGGGCGAAACATGCTGGTGTAGATGTTGAATCAGTTAATTACCGGACTCGCAAAACCCAACCGTTTGTTCGGAAGGTGAGCCTGTCTGGGTCGGGGCGCTCTGTAAACCGCCCATCCTCATCCCGCGACATCGTGTCGCGTGGAGTGCTATCGGCATAG
- a CDS encoding cation-translocating P-type ATPase: MSRQDHSEQHLPEQSPGEDWHSIPLETVYDRLSTSESGLDRNEVRERLEREGPNEVEAEEGISPLTIFLEQYKPALIWVLIVAAAVMAVVGHTIDAAVIAGVVVFITVFGFFQDYRAEQSIQALAELSTTYALVRRNGEKTEIDATTVVPGDVVFVGSGDIVPADARLIEESNLSVDEAALTGESAGVSKTVGWVDSATSLAERTNMLYKDTVVQRGSGVAVVVETGPESEIGQIATALEQAEDRDTPFQSEMDRLGKLIALGVVGIVSVIAITELVLGDTPPLQVFLTAVGIAVSAVPEGLPAVVTLSLALGARRMAEQNALVRRLPIVEALGSVDVICTDKTGTLTEAEMTVTRLSTNRQRYEVTGTGYATDGTFQQDGDPVHTDEVSDILRCGMLCNNVDQGTRERDGDDSDGDRERDRTYLGDPTEIALFVAAQKAGFDHRELEEDYPRLSEVDFTSTRKRMTTVHRTPDGETVAYTKGAPETVLERCTHEQVQVDGDPVELTDERRAELEDERDEFANDALRVMGFAYRPDVPDDQLEAADESIEQELVFLGYQGMLDPPRSEVPGAIEGCLSAGINVVMVTGDNAITARAVGEAVGLRSTTVVTGPELEEIDDDRLSELVDDVDIFARTSPEHKTRILKMLQEKGHTVAMTGDGVNDAPAVKNADVGVAMGIRGTDVTEQASDIVLLDDNFATIRNAVRGGRRIFDNVRKFVNYLLSGNGGEVTMIFTGTLAGLGLVITPIQILWINVVTDGIPALTMGVDPAAEDIMERDPRPPGEGVITKRIVTSIVGIASFMTICLLPLFTLNYFGNVIPGYDLSGALLGWNPGYEPSRELAQTMVFTGFVVFEIVRIQAIRFRYGLGVFSNRWLILAVAIAVALQLLVLYTATGQLLFSVEPLGVVHWAQIGVATLAFSLLMAVFVKVQDRHFDRY, from the coding sequence GTGTCGCGGCAAGACCACTCCGAACAGCACCTCCCGGAGCAATCGCCAGGAGAGGACTGGCATTCGATCCCGCTCGAGACGGTCTACGACCGCCTATCCACTTCGGAGTCTGGACTCGATCGCAACGAGGTGCGAGAACGCCTGGAGCGCGAGGGGCCAAACGAGGTCGAGGCCGAGGAGGGGATCTCGCCGCTGACCATCTTCCTCGAGCAGTACAAGCCGGCACTGATCTGGGTTCTCATCGTCGCTGCGGCGGTGATGGCGGTCGTCGGCCATACGATTGACGCCGCGGTGATCGCGGGCGTGGTCGTCTTCATCACCGTGTTCGGCTTCTTCCAGGACTATCGCGCAGAGCAGAGCATTCAGGCGCTGGCCGAACTCTCGACGACGTACGCCCTGGTGCGACGCAACGGCGAAAAGACCGAAATCGATGCCACGACGGTCGTCCCGGGTGACGTCGTGTTCGTTGGATCGGGTGACATCGTCCCGGCGGATGCCCGTCTTATCGAGGAATCGAACCTCAGCGTCGACGAGGCGGCACTGACTGGTGAGAGTGCCGGCGTCTCGAAAACCGTCGGATGGGTCGACTCGGCCACCTCGCTCGCCGAGCGGACGAACATGTTGTACAAGGACACCGTCGTCCAGCGTGGCTCCGGGGTGGCGGTCGTCGTCGAAACCGGCCCGGAGTCGGAGATCGGTCAGATCGCGACGGCCCTCGAGCAAGCCGAGGATCGCGACACGCCGTTTCAGTCCGAGATGGATCGCCTCGGAAAACTGATCGCACTGGGCGTCGTCGGCATCGTTTCGGTCATAGCGATCACGGAACTGGTGCTCGGCGATACGCCGCCGCTGCAGGTGTTTTTGACGGCGGTCGGCATCGCCGTCTCCGCAGTTCCCGAGGGGTTACCAGCGGTCGTCACGCTCTCGCTAGCACTGGGTGCCCGTCGGATGGCCGAGCAAAACGCCCTGGTTCGCCGCCTGCCGATCGTCGAGGCGCTCGGCTCGGTCGACGTCATCTGTACGGACAAAACGGGGACGCTCACCGAGGCGGAGATGACCGTCACGCGCCTCTCCACCAACCGGCAGCGCTACGAGGTGACCGGCACCGGCTACGCCACCGACGGAACCTTCCAGCAAGATGGCGATCCTGTCCATACCGACGAAGTATCCGACATTCTGCGGTGTGGGATGCTCTGTAACAACGTCGATCAGGGGACGCGCGAGCGGGACGGCGACGATTCAGATGGCGACAGAGAACGGGATCGAACTTACCTCGGAGACCCCACCGAAATCGCGCTGTTCGTCGCCGCACAGAAAGCCGGGTTCGACCATCGGGAACTCGAGGAAGACTACCCGAGACTCAGTGAGGTCGACTTTACCTCCACACGAAAGCGGATGACGACCGTGCACCGAACGCCGGACGGTGAAACGGTCGCATACACGAAAGGCGCACCGGAGACGGTACTCGAGCGGTGTACCCACGAACAGGTTCAGGTCGACGGAGACCCGGTCGAACTGACCGACGAACGACGGGCGGAACTCGAGGACGAGCGCGACGAATTCGCGAACGACGCGCTTCGGGTAATGGGGTTCGCGTATCGACCCGACGTCCCCGACGACCAACTCGAGGCAGCCGACGAGTCAATCGAACAGGAACTCGTATTTCTGGGCTATCAGGGGATGCTCGACCCGCCACGCTCGGAAGTGCCTGGGGCGATCGAGGGCTGTCTGTCCGCCGGCATCAACGTCGTCATGGTCACCGGCGACAACGCCATCACGGCTCGAGCAGTCGGCGAGGCGGTCGGGCTCCGGTCGACGACGGTGGTCACTGGCCCGGAACTCGAGGAGATCGACGACGACCGACTGAGCGAACTCGTCGACGACGTCGACATCTTCGCGCGAACATCGCCGGAGCACAAGACGCGGATTCTCAAAATGCTGCAAGAGAAGGGCCACACGGTGGCTATGACCGGCGACGGCGTCAACGACGCCCCGGCGGTGAAAAACGCCGACGTCGGCGTGGCGATGGGGATTCGGGGAACGGACGTCACCGAGCAGGCCTCGGACATCGTCCTGCTGGACGATAACTTCGCGACGATCCGGAACGCCGTCCGGGGTGGACGACGGATCTTCGACAACGTCCGCAAGTTCGTCAACTACCTCCTGTCAGGCAACGGCGGGGAGGTGACGATGATCTTTACGGGCACGCTGGCCGGACTCGGCCTCGTGATCACGCCGATACAGATCCTCTGGATCAACGTCGTCACCGATGGGATTCCGGCGCTTACGATGGGGGTCGACCCGGCCGCCGAGGACATCATGGAGCGCGATCCACGCCCACCGGGTGAGGGGGTCATCACGAAACGCATCGTCACGTCGATCGTCGGCATCGCGTCGTTCATGACGATCTGTCTGCTGCCGCTGTTTACCCTCAACTACTTCGGAAACGTAATTCCGGGATACGACCTGAGTGGAGCGCTCTTGGGCTGGAACCCGGGCTACGAGCCCAGTCGAGAACTCGCCCAGACCATGGTGTTCACCGGGTTCGTCGTCTTCGAAATCGTGCGTATCCAAGCGATCCGCTTCCGGTACGGGCTCGGCGTATTTTCGAACCGTTGGCTCATACTCGCCGTCGCAATCGCGGTCGCCCTCCAGTTGCTCGTCCTCTATACCGCAACCGGACAACTCCTGTTCAGCGTCGAGCCACTCGGAGTCGTTCACTGGGCACAGATCGGCGTCGCGACGCTCGCGTTTTCGCTGTTGATGGCAGTCTTCGTGAAGGTGCAGGATCGACACTTCGATCGGTACTGA
- the kdgK1 gene encoding bifunctional 2-dehydro-3-deoxygluconokinase/2-dehydro-3-deoxygalactonokinase produces MGAIVTFGETMLRLSPPDQQRLESATTLEVVPGGAESNVAVAAACLGRPATWLSKLPSSPLGRRVVSELRRYGVTVEVVWTESGRQGTYFLERAGQPRGTSVIYDRANAAVTSATADELATETIREAETFLTSGITPALSSTLEQTVGDVLEIAQVAGVQTAFDVNYRSTLWTPAQARDTLEQYFPAIDVLITPARDARNVLERAGDAGTIATDLAEEWDFETVVITCGADGATAYADGTLVERPAFETETIDPIGTGDAFVGGFLASRLEDRSLGTALEYGGAVAALKRTIPGDVAVVTRAEVDRVVEGDHAVIAR; encoded by the coding sequence ATGGGAGCGATCGTCACTTTCGGCGAGACGATGCTTCGACTCTCACCGCCCGACCAGCAGCGACTCGAGTCGGCGACCACGCTCGAGGTCGTACCGGGCGGTGCTGAAAGCAACGTCGCGGTTGCCGCCGCATGTCTCGGGAGACCAGCCACCTGGCTGTCGAAACTTCCGAGTTCTCCGCTGGGTCGTCGGGTGGTCAGTGAACTGCGCCGGTACGGCGTGACCGTCGAGGTCGTCTGGACAGAGTCGGGTCGTCAGGGCACCTACTTCCTCGAGCGCGCCGGCCAGCCTCGTGGGACGAGCGTCATCTACGACCGGGCAAACGCGGCGGTGACGAGCGCGACCGCGGACGAACTCGCCACGGAGACTATTCGAGAGGCGGAGACATTTCTGACCTCCGGCATCACGCCCGCCCTCTCCTCTACGCTCGAGCAAACGGTCGGTGACGTACTCGAGATCGCACAGGTGGCCGGCGTCCAAACCGCATTCGACGTCAACTACCGGAGCACATTGTGGACACCGGCCCAGGCTCGAGACACGCTCGAGCAGTATTTCCCCGCAATCGACGTGCTCATCACGCCAGCCCGTGACGCGCGAAACGTGCTGGAACGTGCCGGGGACGCCGGGACGATCGCCACAGATCTTGCTGAGGAGTGGGACTTCGAGACGGTCGTGATCACCTGTGGAGCCGACGGCGCGACGGCCTACGCGGACGGCACCCTCGTCGAACGGCCGGCGTTCGAGACTGAGACGATCGACCCGATCGGCACCGGCGACGCATTCGTCGGTGGGTTTCTCGCCAGCCGACTCGAAGATCGCTCGCTCGGAACCGCCCTCGAGTACGGTGGTGCTGTTGCTGCGCTCAAGCGAACGATTCCAGGCGACGTGGCGGTCGTCACTCGAGCGGAGGTCGACAGGGTTGTCGAGGGTGACCACGCCGTCATCGCTCGCTGA
- a CDS encoding universal stress protein: MYRSILIPTDGSHAADSAVGQAYEIAERFGATVHVLYVIDVDQTNPFELSADRLIEAYEEEGKTVTTETADRAPDGIDVVTAIEDGAAHERILEYADDHEIDLIVMGTHGRRGLDRVILGSVTERVLRQAPGSVLVTRPSSEADVTVATAEQAIDRAREVVADDGHDDVSVLDDPYEQGRYWIVRTEGDGVRFNVHIDRSSGETRIARLER, encoded by the coding sequence ATGTACCGTTCGATTCTGATTCCGACGGACGGCAGCCACGCCGCGGACAGCGCCGTCGGCCAGGCCTACGAAATCGCCGAGCGGTTCGGTGCGACTGTTCACGTCCTCTACGTCATCGACGTCGATCAGACGAACCCGTTTGAACTCTCGGCGGATCGACTGATCGAAGCCTACGAGGAGGAAGGCAAAACCGTCACGACCGAAACGGCCGACCGAGCGCCAGACGGCATCGACGTCGTGACGGCTATCGAGGACGGAGCGGCTCACGAGCGCATCCTCGAGTACGCCGACGACCACGAGATCGATCTGATCGTGATGGGAACCCACGGTCGCCGCGGCCTCGACCGCGTCATCCTCGGGAGCGTCACCGAACGAGTGCTCCGTCAGGCCCCGGGATCCGTCCTGGTGACCCGACCGTCGAGCGAGGCGGATGTGACCGTCGCCACAGCCGAACAGGCGATCGACCGCGCTCGAGAGGTGGTAGCCGACGACGGCCACGATGACGTCTCGGTTCTCGACGACCCGTACGAACAGGGCCGATACTGGATCGTCCGCACCGAAGGCGACGGCGTCCGATTCAACGTCCACATCGACCGCTCGAGCGGAGAGACCCGTATCGCACGACTCGAGCGGTGA
- a CDS encoding cupin domain-containing protein, translated as MSQMVTKSSDAQPREYSGVNFELLAVGEESMVTKMLFEVGNEVEMHSHPNEQSGYVISGRYRLIVAGEETIIEAGDSYAIPEGVEHGLEVLESGEVIDVFVPPREKYR; from the coding sequence ATGTCCCAAATGGTCACAAAATCTTCGGACGCACAGCCCAGGGAATACAGCGGCGTGAACTTCGAACTGCTGGCTGTTGGCGAGGAGTCGATGGTGACGAAGATGCTCTTTGAGGTGGGGAACGAGGTGGAGATGCATAGCCACCCGAACGAGCAGAGCGGCTACGTGATCTCCGGCCGCTACCGGCTGATCGTGGCGGGCGAGGAGACGATCATCGAGGCCGGCGACAGCTATGCGATCCCCGAGGGCGTCGAGCATGGACTGGAGGTACTCGAATCGGGCGAGGTGATCGACGTGTTCGTGCCGCCCCGCGAGAAGTACCGCTGA
- a CDS encoding universal stress protein, whose product MYRVLMAVDTDEERARRQAAYVASLPEASNAVEAIILFVFHDEGGDLPDELQPFKSALRIGSVRRAREHLEEHDVEYTILDESGDTVADILAEADRFDVDAIVLGGRKRSPVGKAIFGSVTQSVILETDRPVVLTGST is encoded by the coding sequence ATGTACCGCGTACTGATGGCGGTCGATACGGACGAGGAACGAGCACGCAGACAGGCCGCGTACGTGGCGTCGCTGCCGGAGGCGTCGAACGCCGTCGAGGCAATTATTCTGTTCGTCTTTCACGATGAAGGCGGTGACCTCCCCGACGAACTCCAGCCGTTCAAATCGGCGCTCCGAATCGGATCCGTCCGGCGTGCACGGGAACATCTCGAGGAACACGACGTCGAGTACACGATCCTCGACGAAAGCGGAGATACGGTCGCGGACATCCTCGCAGAAGCCGATCGCTTCGACGTCGACGCAATCGTTCTCGGTGGCCGGAAACGCTCGCCGGTCGGCAAAGCGATCTTCGGCAGCGTCACCCAGTCGGTCATTCTCGAGACAGATCGGCCCGTGGTCCTCACGGGCAGCACTTGA
- a CDS encoding helix-turn-helix domain-containing protein, whose protein sequence is MSSGIRATVTVGEPNNCPIARFAATTGTTIENVSTSVARPGEAGSTAEFLAATDAEVEGEITGPVFSYGSSNLYRRTYEADATCPCACLGSFGCPIHRYAAEDGDVTLVFHADSFEQLQAVMAEFREQFPGVDVQRLLQPPLQGTPEEQVFVNRGKLTDRQYEVLQTAYDMGYFERPKGANATEIADALGITQSTVTEHLGAAQRKLLEDILESDT, encoded by the coding sequence ATGTCGTCGGGTATTCGCGCGACGGTAACAGTAGGGGAGCCGAATAACTGCCCAATCGCACGGTTCGCTGCAACGACGGGAACGACGATCGAGAACGTCTCGACGAGCGTCGCCCGGCCGGGAGAAGCCGGCAGTACGGCCGAGTTTCTCGCCGCGACCGACGCCGAAGTCGAGGGTGAGATCACCGGGCCGGTGTTCTCCTACGGCTCGAGCAACCTCTACCGGCGAACGTACGAGGCGGACGCCACCTGTCCCTGTGCGTGTCTCGGATCGTTCGGGTGTCCAATCCATCGATACGCCGCCGAAGACGGGGACGTCACGCTCGTCTTCCACGCCGACAGTTTCGAGCAGTTACAGGCGGTGATGGCCGAATTCCGGGAGCAGTTCCCCGGCGTCGACGTCCAGCGACTCCTCCAGCCACCGCTTCAGGGAACGCCGGAAGAACAGGTGTTCGTCAACCGGGGAAAGCTCACCGATCGCCAGTACGAGGTGTTACAGACGGCCTACGATATGGGCTATTTCGAACGACCGAAGGGCGCAAACGCCACCGAGATCGCTGATGCACTCGGTATTACCCAGTCGACCGTCACCGAACACCTCGGCGCTGCACAGCGGAAACTCCTCGAGGACATCCTCGAGAGCGACACCTGA